The nucleotide sequence tttttatcttacttgTTCACTTTGGGGCCTGTACACAATGGATCAATTGACAGGAAATTCATTCTGAAGAAGACAGATCAATGTTCTGCTGAAACACGTAGCATGTTCTATCATCGACAAAACATTTTCTTGTGCTTAAAAACTGTTTGCCTATCTGTTATCTTAGCATAATATGCTTCCATACtcaaatacagtataaaatattagccagacaaacctacaaaataaaccaccaaataacagaaacatcTATTACTCCATTTTCACATGTTGTAGCacataaaacagataataaaaaatgGTCACAAATTACTGATGACTTAAACATCAAATGACTAAAGATATGATTCTTAACTACTATGTAGAAAAGGAAggcttgataaaattattaaaaactttaagaacaaataaaaagtcatattaaaagtatttttcacaAAGAATTTAATATAAGTCAAACTATCAAGCTATAAATTAGCATTATAGTACACTACACTGATTTTGCAATCATTGAGCCTTTCTTATGACCATACAGATAAAGTCATAATATAAAATTCACAAGTAGACTGTCTGTTAGGGGTATAATGGAAGAGAAAAAGATGCATAAACAGCAGACAAAACAATGTAGTTTGCCCCAGTGCAGATGGGAGATCACACATATCTAAATCTGCATCAGCAAAAACAGTGGATAAAATTGTATCAAATTTGCTTCACAACTGACAGCAGATCAAATATAATCAAATCAGCAGCACTAAATTTGTGGGCAAAACTTACATTAtagaatattacaaaacactttcatcttCTATCAGAGTTGTTTAATTCACATATTAACACTGTATTTGTTTGGTTATCTACAGCAGTTCATTTACTTTTAATACTGAGTATTATACTATACTTAATAATGATGCTTCTGTTTCTATATTAATAAcacttaagttattttttttatccatgatgacagaataaaataattcacaatgtGTTTGTGAccttaatttgtaaaaaaactttcagaaagtaaagcacattatgttttgtaaattatttttaaacttgtgaAATAATGAGGTTGGGACCAGAATACATAAAAGTAGCTTTTAAAACTGCTTCTATATTGAGAATTTCATCCCGCATTAGCCTGTTAGATATTATTTCCTAATTAACAAAAACTACAGAGTGAAGAAAGgtacatatattattttcttggcaattgtgtataatgttaaaataaaaaacaacatgtatgcaatgtttttaaaaaaggTACAGCTTTCAATACATTCTttgcaaacattaaaaaaacattttgtctaAGAAATTAACTATAATAGTTACATActaaaaggaatattttaaaacagtacttTTTTACTGAGTAGAAATTAAATGCAAGATGCAACTACATCTCTAATTTTATCACACAGTGGGATAAAATGAACATGAAATTCATATAATAAGTcatttaagtaacaaaatatataacagcTAAATCTGCTTTTCTCTTGCATACAGCagtatgtgtaaaataaaatataaaactcaatTTCATATGGTGCACTCCACGGTTGTGTAGAGCTTTAATTGCATTTCTCCTTTCTGGTAACTTACAGTAAAACTCAGAACATGTAGCTATGTTTTCTCATATAAAGTATTCCTTACGtttgtatatctttttattttatttatgaaatatcgtgaaatataataaatgcaTTTACCATGTCGATGATGATCCTATGTGTCCACTCTGTCTTAATGCTGGAAGAAATTCACTTACCTCACTACAGACTGAGTGCAATATACCTGAGTATCaactaataacaataattctTATTTTTGGGGAATGCTAtgagtaaattatatataaaggtgCTTTaacaggaaaaaagcaatcaaaGAAGTTTTGTCTGCAGTGATCTTAGTATCTACACAGCAGGCCACTGATGTGTTCAATTCTTGAAAAGTCCTTTAGCACAATGATAAATTTTGTAGATATTCTGTCACATGAAAAGCAATGTCTCTTACCTAAAATTATGTTTTGCATCTGCTAAACAACAAAGTTTGTCCACGACACTGAACTTGCAAAGTCAATCAAAGAAGATTTTGAGTTACTGAATAAGAAGTAGTACGAGACAGACACTCAAGATCCACTTGAGATTTCATGTTATCAGTCCTGGATCCAGACTACAATACCTCAATGAGGATAAAGTTGCACCAGTCAAAACAAAAGTAGTGTCAGAGGTGTAATCACTGGTACAACAGGAAAAATTAGCAGTGAAACTGAATCTCaggaaacagaagaaaataaCAGGCTACCTAAGAAATATAAGACCTTCAGCAGCTATTTCAAGTCAAGTATATCAGAAGCTACTATTACCCTTGTAACTTCTGAGATACAAcacttgaagtaaatttataatttgcTTACTCCTTTAGCTGAAAGTGAATCAGATCTATCGATTTGGTGGAAAGCTTAAAAGACAAACATTGATAAAAGTATTTGTGCATACCAGAAATAAGATATCCATCTAAGTTTTCAGATCCTGCTGTTATACTGTTACTTGTAAATGTACAGAACAAAATTTAATGTAGCTTTTGTTTGTGGCCAAAATCTTGTAAAaagggaaaaaacaaaacaaaactgaattcaATAACTTTGTGGGTGATGGATATTGtggaaatttattgtaaaatagttcatttataaaattaatgtgtattttagtttgttcttttttacacTGTTTCTGGTATTTGTACATGTTCTATGTATAATATATCATAGTACACCTTAAATAGAGTAGCACAAGAGCCTGAAAATTCAAATTCTAAGATATCTTGAGCTTCTACCATTTTCTGAGTCACCAACCCAGTTACAACAGCAATtacaaagtataaaaataaaataaataaaacttcatcaaaatgtTAATTATTGAATATACTTCATTTGTAATACTCAAAACTAATTTGTACTTGAACATTGTTTGTCTTCAGGTGTGAATACCTCTTGAGGTAGTTAGAGAAGTAATTTGGGATAACTGAGGAGTTTGGTACACAGGTCCTCACTGAATTATGATAAGGGCCTTTGAACCACACAAGTAAATGCAGGTATTCTTGTTAATACAATTTAcactttattctaaaatatcactCATAACTCTTtcattgattattttaatgattaaaaaatataaaaactgtaatatgAAAATTTTGAGTTTGCATAACTTGGCTTTGACAGTACTTTTCCCTATACACAGACCAATCAATTGTTATCCCATTAATATGAATTTGGAAACTAACATTTAATTGTTATCTACTGAGTGGTAACATTAAAGCAACAATGTATCCAAGGATAGTTAGTATGgataataaataacacttttaccaaaataaagcagagaagaatgtttaaacattgttctttgctttatttagataaaagtgttaatacccataacagccatcctcaaatacatttttacttcaagtgggtttctcatcatcacaaataacagcaataaatttttttaaatatagaaatacttccaaatatttttaatgtgatgcaacagttgttgttatttatgaattttctcacaaagctacaagagggctatctgcactagccatcccaaTTTAAGACTATAAgaaagtataagactagaagaaagacagttgtcatcaccacccaccatcaactcttgggctagtctttcaccaacaaatagtgggattgactgtcatattgtTATGattccatggttgaaaggatcaacatgtttggtgtgatgcaGATTCACAcatgctaccctcagattacaagttgagtgcctaaccacctggccatgccgggccatatgtaATTCAACAGAAATtatcacatatttaaaaatattataagaaattcattaagatctgaaaaaaaaactacagctGCAATCTATTTAcaatacagtttttgtttgtttttctatcagAGTAAATTTATTCCCAGAAATGTATCTTATGCACTTTGCAATGCACTCTTGAAATACTACTCTACCACTCATGTACTCATTGTTACATTCAAGGCCGAATGTTAGTTAAATTTTGTACTGCTTCATCATCTAAAAACTATGTACCAATAAATTATTCTTCATTTTATGTGCTTACTGCAGACATCAGTTTGCTTTAATTGTACTAGCAGAAACACCACCGTGCATGCAGATGTTATAAAGGTAATTAATTATTAGTCATAGTATTTGTATCTAATTAtaagaaaactgtaataaaagaAAAGTGGTCATTTTctacaaaactattttatcttgAATATAATTCACAAGTGTTTGATTTTGCTCTTCAGCCACATGCAACTTACTGCATGAAAATGATTCAATGTACAAAGCTCAAAATGTTCCTAAATTTTACACCAACATTCATCATATGGTAAAAATGCTATCctttaaaaaaagtataaaaactccATTTTTAGTACTATGCACAAAAATTACATGactaaaaaatataatgaaactctTACATACAATCCTAGTAAAAGatgtgttcttgttgtgaggacAGTACTTTTGTTTAGAACTGTGTAAAATCTTGTAAATAAATTGTTGATGCACAAACCTTAGCTATTTTTCATATTGTttgaatcttgaatacccaaaaTTGTGAAATTTTTTTATGGATGTTTGTTTGTGGTGCCACATTTCATATAGCTTTGattacatacatagatacataCATAAACACTATGTCCATTATAGTAAGATGATTATGTGATGCAATctttaatacagtaaaaactgctctaaaaactgtaaatttaaagagTGTATACAAAGACACTACAGTGCGAAAAGGGAAAAACACGTGCTTTTTGTGTTATTGTGCACTTGCAATGAAATTTCTACAatactttttattgaaaacaaaataactaaagtatagaactaacaaacaatattcacAATAAATATTGAACTTCTTGTCCACACTGTACATAAAAATATGGTTGAATACTATgttgtaaaactgtaaattttacgTTTGTGCTTTCTAAATCTCTATAAGCTAACAAATTAGCATATAAGTAGCACTCAGATACCTTGCATGTCACaatcatttttatgtattttaaatactaGCACCACCAATACAGAAAGttaaatttactattaaaattatCCACAGGTTTTTTACATAAAGTATTTCAGTAGGCTGGTTATAGTGATTTTGTTAATGGACATAGCTGCATAATATAAAGTCAGTCTAAAATAATCTACAATAAATAATTGAGGTATGGTGCtatattaaaaccaattaaacTAATAAATTGTGTATCAATTACCAactacatgtattaaattatcaaTAAAGACTCTAAAAGAGAAGTATTCTACACCCTTGACTAGCTATACTTACAGCAGAATTCAAATACCCAATTACCCTACTGAATCTTGATGGGTATACATCTCTTGATAATTTTTTTGATAACTGAACCAAACTTAATGTATTAAAGTTAGATTACACAAATTAGGATGagcataaatataatttacatatgcttaaaatatttaataacctaAAGATCCAATAAAAATATCTATCACAACTAAAAACTCAAAATACATATAGATGCTAGATGACTATGTAATCTCAATTATATCTAAAAAAAAGATAAGTATacttaagttaaatatttaactagcacacacaaattattgttttctttaaaaagtagcctttaaataaataataaattaattcaacCAGTTACCTAAACATATGACTATAACTAGCTTATATAACAAACCACAAAATAAGCTATTGATTAGAactatagttattttaattttcagagaTCTTTAGCCAGTAACGAAATGTCTTGTCCATTAGGTAATCAACAAAACTGTCTATAGGTTTAACAATGAAAGGAATACAACCAAGACCAAGTGCAGTTGTTGTCCATTTTCGAGTAGCAGGTGCAAAAGATGTCATCTTTCTCAATAAAAACAGAGAAGTAGCACAGACACGGTTGATGGTAAAACCTGGGATGATTACAGATGCCAGACTTTGCCATATCAAGGTGTCACTAGCAACATGAAACAGTTTTTTATGCTGTATCTCCTTACTGGTTGACTGTACCTTGAATACAATAAActgatttaattattttgaaaattaattctacaaatatagtccaaaagagagagagaaaaaaaagatacaaGTTAACCAAATTCATCAAAAGTTTGGCTCAAAATAACTTGAGAATAAAAAGTAGTTTGAATCAAAGTACTGTATTAGCCAACAATACAGAAAATTCAATTTTCAGCATTGTTTTCCTTAAGCTTACAGCCTTTTAGGAGTTAAACCCCTTCATATCTTACAATTcaattttttaactatattacataatgtttgaacacaatctatatataatttacaaaatttaaacttcttatatatttactcattataaatgtaaaaataaacaattaagtaCATATTTACATCAAAAGGATAGTGCATTATAAACAGCAACAGCAAACCTAttatgattggttggttggttgatttggtgttatatggcacaaagcagcaaaggctatctgcaccaaacgtcttgtaaaaagttaaaattaaaagtaaatttagtaaaattcatgaaaagaaattaagataaaacaaaacaaagttaaaaaaaaaacaaatagcataaaaccaatgtttacatctagtccatagcagtaagagaaaactacagtaatacaagttgtaaaggactttctgtagcataattgtaattatcataactcaccaggaagactaacaggtaagtacaaaaaccaccatcaatCACCTGAAATTGGCTTTTTCAATCCTGGTTAtgaattatttgacattatggccattttcataaagtaataaaaattttaaaatacttgtagcaaaattttaatgaTAACTCATCAGGATGACtaaagggtagttcaaacagcagtgttactcatctgaagttggccattccagtcctggttgagttatttgatgttaaggCCATTTTCTAATTGCAAATCAAACTtaatggactgtgattcttaaaagggaatcacaatgaaaaaggtgtaatgtataaattaaaaaacttaaatgccattaaaaatctaaaaacatttccaaggtggagaGTGTCACCATCACAAACAACACtctctaacgttatggataaaccttgggacagaacatgtttaaaatggtgctgtcattgagagtcataacaatggcacgacagtaaaatgtggcttattgcaacctgagtgttacacagactacaaaTTGGTGCAtaagttccagataaaagaatatgATGAGTtagaaaactgtgaccaatgtgtagtctagttagaacaactttctctttccaatccttacaaaaacaagacagtcaaagtccaatacagggttttatttggaaaagcttgttttcatgttgctcattccaagtcgactgccaactggcacagagccaagccttgaatacaggatcatattccatgtatggaacaggcacagtggtgatagtgctaGAGCAGAGAGATTTAGCTGTGATGTCGGTGAGCTTGTTcttgcaaataccaatgtggtttggtatccagaaaaactagataaaaacagtgttaagGAGAAATAGACCAGTccgttttgaatatcagcaagaacagggtgtgaattaatgtgaagtgattccagggccagtagaaaattaagcaagtcagtataaatagtgcagtttgagtactgcttagcttctatgtgatcctgagcaagagaaatggtgtacagttcagcagtgaacacagaagctgtagaagggattctgcatgcaaccatcgaaccaca is from Tachypleus tridentatus isolate NWPU-2018 chromosome 2, ASM421037v1, whole genome shotgun sequence and encodes:
- the LOC143244308 gene encoding mitochondrial fission process protein 1 isoform X1, which gives rise to MADSSSHVTKSGNHKNARKIEEETDIFRDTPIRLLGYANEVGESFRALVPVAVVHFSYVVASCYVLADTADKVIKEKQVQSTSKEIQHKKLFHVASDTLIWQSLASVIIPGFTINRVCATSLFLLRKMTSFAPATRKWTTTALGLGCIPFIVKPIDSFVDYLMDKTFRYWLKISEN
- the LOC143244308 gene encoding mitochondrial fission process protein 1 isoform X2; the protein is MLRAHRQSYANEVGESFRALVPVAVVHFSYVVASCYVLADTADKVIKEKQVQSTSKEIQHKKLFHVASDTLIWQSLASVIIPGFTINRVCATSLFLLRKMTSFAPATRKWTTTALGLGCIPFIVKPIDSFVDYLMDKTFRYWLKISEN